In Desulfosediminicola ganghwensis, a single window of DNA contains:
- a CDS encoding FAD-binding oxidoreductase, which translates to MNNAIQREIENIVGKDKVFGSVEDKIAYSYDATGEEHMPDLVVHVSTTEQVSQVVKLANRENIPVIPRGAGSGFSGGTVPIKGGIVLVLTDMNQILEVDEDNLVAVIQPGVITLQLQQHVEALGLFYPPDPASLDFSTMGGNVAECAGGPRCVKYGVTKDYVLGLEVVTPTGDIIRTGGPTMKNVVGYDLTKLFTGSEGTLGIITEITLKLLPKPEAKQTMMAQFTSIDGAARAVSAIIKGKIIPTTLEFLDKSTLECLREGVNADIPESSEALLIIEVDGEPELLTKQINRIIEIIEPLGIVTTQVATTPEESDKIWKMRRSVSASLRNVAPDKFNEDIVVPRSRIPEMIRKLEAISEKFGVPIVNFGHAGDGNIHVNVMVDLKVPGTQNKVDKTLKEVFAAALELGGSVSGEHGIGITKLPFIAMELDQATRDCMVTIKRALDPKNIMNPGKIFPSEKSS; encoded by the coding sequence ATGAACAACGCAATTCAACGCGAAATTGAAAACATAGTAGGTAAGGATAAGGTCTTTGGCTCCGTTGAGGATAAAATTGCCTACTCCTACGACGCTACCGGCGAAGAACATATGCCGGATCTGGTGGTTCACGTGTCAACCACAGAGCAGGTTTCCCAAGTCGTCAAACTCGCCAACAGGGAAAATATCCCGGTCATCCCCCGCGGTGCCGGCAGCGGCTTCAGCGGCGGCACCGTGCCGATTAAGGGCGGTATCGTCCTGGTTCTGACCGATATGAACCAGATTCTTGAGGTGGATGAAGACAACCTGGTGGCGGTTATCCAGCCTGGAGTCATCACCTTGCAGCTTCAGCAGCATGTGGAAGCTCTCGGCCTGTTCTACCCGCCGGACCCCGCTTCACTCGATTTTTCGACCATGGGCGGCAACGTGGCCGAATGCGCCGGAGGCCCTCGCTGTGTGAAGTATGGAGTCACCAAGGATTATGTCCTCGGCCTGGAAGTTGTTACCCCCACCGGCGATATTATCCGCACCGGTGGGCCGACCATGAAAAACGTGGTCGGCTACGACCTCACCAAGCTCTTTACCGGCTCCGAAGGAACTCTCGGTATCATCACCGAGATCACCCTGAAACTGCTGCCAAAGCCGGAAGCCAAGCAGACCATGATGGCTCAATTCACCTCCATCGATGGTGCTGCCCGCGCAGTATCGGCAATCATCAAGGGCAAGATCATTCCCACAACTCTTGAATTTCTGGATAAATCCACCCTCGAGTGCCTGCGGGAAGGGGTGAATGCAGATATCCCCGAAAGCTCCGAAGCCCTGCTGATCATTGAAGTCGATGGCGAACCCGAACTGCTGACCAAACAGATCAACCGAATTATTGAAATCATTGAACCTTTGGGTATCGTTACCACCCAGGTCGCAACCACTCCTGAAGAATCAGACAAAATTTGGAAGATGCGCCGCAGTGTCAGTGCGAGCCTGAGAAATGTAGCACCGGACAAATTCAACGAAGATATTGTCGTACCCCGTTCCCGAATCCCCGAGATGATCAGAAAACTCGAAGCGATCTCGGAGAAATTCGGCGTGCCGATCGTCAATTTCGGCCATGCTGGTGATGGCAATATCCATGTCAATGTGATGGTCGATCTGAAAGTTCCGGGAACCCAGAACAAAGTCGACAAAACCCTGAAAGAGGTCTTTGCCGCTGCCCTTGAACTGGGCGGGTCTGTAAGTGGGGAACATGGCATCGGTATTACTAAGCTACCCTTTATCGCCATGGAGCTTGATCAGGCCACCAGAGATTGCATGGTGACTATTAAAAGAGCACTGGACCCGAAGAATATCATGAACCCCGGGAAGATTTTTCCCTCGGAAAAATCTTCATGA
- a CDS encoding iron-sulfur cluster assembly scaffold protein produces MQYTSEIMEMCRVAQGANHGPSPIPQEGGWTKAREVTDISGLTHGVGWCAPQQGAAKLTLNIKNGIIEEALIETLGCTGMTHSAAMASEILPGKTILEAMNTDLVCDAINVAMRELFLQIVYGRSQSAFSEGGLPVGAGMEDLGKGLRSVTGTTYGTAAKGPRYLETAEGYVTEIGLDENDEIIGYTFVNLGRMMDAIKKGIDPAEALQSASGTYGRFADAVKTIDPRHE; encoded by the coding sequence ATGCAATACACTTCAGAAATCATGGAGATGTGCCGCGTTGCGCAGGGGGCAAATCATGGCCCCTCCCCCATACCCCAGGAAGGCGGTTGGACAAAGGCCAGAGAAGTAACCGATATCAGTGGTCTTACCCACGGTGTTGGCTGGTGTGCACCACAACAGGGTGCTGCCAAACTGACCCTCAATATCAAGAACGGCATAATTGAAGAAGCGCTGATCGAGACCCTGGGTTGCACAGGCATGACCCACTCTGCCGCCATGGCCTCAGAAATCCTGCCAGGTAAAACCATCCTCGAGGCAATGAACACCGACCTGGTTTGTGACGCCATCAACGTCGCCATGCGGGAACTGTTCCTGCAGATCGTTTACGGCCGCAGCCAATCAGCATTTTCAGAGGGCGGGCTGCCTGTCGGCGCCGGTATGGAAGATCTCGGCAAAGGCCTGCGCTCCGTTACCGGCACCACCTACGGTACCGCAGCCAAAGGCCCCCGCTATCTCGAGACTGCAGAAGGCTATGTTACCGAGATCGGTCTGGATGAAAACGATGAGATCATCGGTTATACCTTCGTCAACCTGGGCCGCATGATGGATGCTATTAAAAAAGGTATCGATCCCGCCGAAGCATTACAATCCGCATCCGGCACCTATGGCCGTTTTGCAGACGCAGTTAAAACCATCGATCCAAGACACGAATAA
- a CDS encoding GGGtGRT protein: MALFESYDRRIGQITPVLEAYDMKSLEEAREICLAKGVDVAEIVRSIQPICFDNACWAYTLGAAIAIRKDLTRAADIAATVGEGLQAFCIPGSVADDRKVGLGHGNLASMLLKDETKCFAFLAGHESFAAAEGAIGIAKSANRVRQTQLRVILNGLGKDAAKIISRINGFTYVQTQFDYAAGEVKIVGETAYSKGERAEVRCYGADDVREGVAINHLEGVDVSITGNSTNPTRFQHPVAGTYKKECQQEGKKYFSVASGGGTGRTLHPDNMAAGPASYGMTDTMGRMHSDAQFAGSSSVPAHVEMMGLIGMGNNPMVGASVAVSVALEQAK, encoded by the coding sequence ATGGCACTGTTTGAAAGTTATGACAGACGGATCGGTCAGATTACTCCGGTCCTGGAAGCGTATGATATGAAGAGCCTGGAAGAAGCGCGTGAGATTTGCCTGGCCAAAGGTGTGGATGTGGCCGAGATCGTTCGTTCCATCCAGCCGATCTGCTTTGACAACGCCTGCTGGGCGTATACCCTTGGTGCTGCGATCGCCATCAGAAAAGATCTCACCAGGGCCGCCGATATCGCCGCCACCGTTGGAGAAGGTCTGCAGGCTTTCTGCATCCCCGGCTCCGTCGCGGATGATCGCAAAGTAGGCTTAGGCCACGGCAACCTCGCTTCCATGCTCTTAAAAGATGAGACGAAATGTTTCGCTTTTCTGGCCGGACACGAGTCCTTTGCCGCTGCGGAGGGCGCCATCGGTATCGCCAAGTCAGCTAATCGGGTACGCCAGACTCAATTGCGGGTAATACTGAACGGGCTTGGTAAGGATGCCGCCAAGATCATCTCCCGTATCAACGGATTCACTTATGTGCAGACCCAGTTCGACTATGCTGCCGGTGAGGTGAAAATCGTCGGCGAGACCGCCTATTCAAAAGGTGAACGGGCAGAAGTCCGCTGCTACGGCGCAGACGATGTTCGCGAAGGTGTGGCCATCAATCATCTCGAGGGTGTGGATGTTTCTATCACCGGTAACTCCACCAACCCGACCCGTTTCCAGCATCCCGTTGCCGGCACCTATAAGAAAGAGTGTCAGCAGGAAGGCAAGAAATACTTCAGCGTCGCCTCAGGCGGCGGTACCGGACGTACCCTGCACCCGGATAATATGGCCGCAGGACCTGCCTCTTATGGTATGACCGACACCATGGGCCGCATGCACTCCGATGCCCAGTTCGCAGGATCATCCTCCGTTCCCGCCCACGTTGAAATGATGGGTTTGATCGGCATGGGCAACAACCCTATGGTTGGTGCTTCTGTTGCTGTCTCAGTTGCCCTTGAACAAGCTAAATAG
- the minE gene encoding cell division topological specificity factor MinE has protein sequence MSLFNVFGSKKQGTASIAKERLQIIVAHERRHASSPDYLPQLQQDILEVVRKYVQVHEDQIFLNVDRQDDSEVLEVNIMLSDH, from the coding sequence ATGAGTTTATTTAACGTATTCGGATCGAAAAAACAGGGTACTGCCTCCATTGCCAAGGAACGCTTGCAGATTATCGTCGCCCATGAGCGACGACACGCCTCCAGTCCCGACTATCTGCCTCAACTCCAGCAGGATATCCTCGAGGTGGTACGCAAGTATGTTCAGGTTCATGAAGACCAGATCTTTTTAAACGTCGACCGGCAGGATGACAGTGAAGTGCTTGAAGTGAATATCATGCTTTCAGATCACTAG
- the minD gene encoding septum site-determining protein MinD — translation MEDTIQPLNEKRPLGQVVVVTSGKGGVGKTTTSAAFAAGLAVRGYKTVVIDFDVGLRNLDLIMGCERRVVYDLLNVIHGEGSLHQALIKDKRIANLSILPASQTRDKDALTLEGVGEVIDALRQKFDYIICDSPAGIEKGAMTAMYYADVALVVANPEISSVRDSDRMIGILASKSRRAEQDLEPIKEHLIITRYDPSRVNKGEMLSADDVNQILAIPFLGVVPESEYVLNASNSGVPVTLADTNDAGDAYFDVIDRFLGKDHPFRFMDEEKKSFLSRLFGT, via the coding sequence ATGGAAGATACAATACAGCCCTTGAATGAAAAAAGACCGCTGGGTCAGGTCGTGGTTGTCACCTCCGGTAAAGGCGGTGTCGGTAAAACCACCACCAGTGCAGCGTTTGCTGCAGGCCTCGCAGTACGTGGATATAAAACGGTTGTGATCGATTTTGATGTCGGTCTGCGCAATCTCGATCTTATCATGGGCTGCGAGAGGCGTGTTGTTTATGATCTCCTAAACGTAATCCATGGCGAGGGCTCACTTCATCAGGCTCTGATCAAAGATAAAAGGATTGCCAACCTCTCAATTCTCCCGGCCTCCCAGACCCGTGACAAGGATGCGTTGACCCTGGAAGGTGTCGGTGAGGTTATTGACGCTTTGCGGCAAAAATTTGATTACATCATCTGTGATTCCCCCGCCGGTATCGAAAAGGGTGCCATGACCGCTATGTATTACGCGGATGTGGCCTTGGTTGTGGCTAATCCGGAAATTTCTTCCGTCCGTGATTCAGACAGGATGATTGGTATTCTTGCCAGCAAGAGCCGGCGGGCAGAGCAGGATCTTGAGCCCATCAAGGAACATCTGATCATCACCCGCTACGATCCGAGCCGGGTAAACAAGGGAGAGATGCTGAGTGCAGACGACGTAAACCAGATTCTCGCCATCCCTTTCTTAGGAGTTGTGCCGGAATCGGAATATGTTCTGAATGCTTCAAATTCAGGTGTACCCGTTACTCTGGCCGACACAAACGATGCGGGCGATGCCTATTTCGATGTTATCGACCGCTTCCTTGGTAAAGACCATCCATTCCGTTTTATGGATGAAGAAAAGAAAAGTTTTCTCTCCCGTCTTTTTGGAACCTGA
- the minC gene encoding septum site-determining protein MinC, which translates to MRQNNGEVVSPALEVKGSVLTIITLHIMETQPDRLYPQLEKKFGKAQAFFKNAPVILDLEEIDKKGKAELDFGLLVNTLREFGLVLVGVRSSDAFLCERVVEAGLGLLPPVKSRSSKIVQDDTEESETQSESRDRKTDNESRSVAPTKVINQPVRSGQQVFAPEGDLVILSSVNAGAEVLAAGNIHIYGALRGRALAGINGDSTSRIFSLQSDPELIAIAGEYMVNESLDQNVLNHSAVFSLSDGSLKAQVVGSFTPT; encoded by the coding sequence ATGAGACAGAATAACGGAGAAGTTGTAAGCCCGGCCCTGGAAGTGAAAGGCAGCGTCCTGACCATAATCACGCTGCATATTATGGAAACGCAGCCTGACCGCCTGTATCCGCAGCTGGAGAAGAAATTCGGCAAGGCACAAGCGTTTTTCAAGAATGCCCCGGTGATATTGGACCTCGAAGAGATAGATAAAAAGGGGAAGGCCGAACTGGATTTTGGTCTGTTGGTCAATACCCTGCGAGAGTTCGGCCTGGTTCTGGTTGGTGTCCGGAGCAGTGATGCCTTTTTATGTGAACGGGTGGTGGAGGCAGGCTTGGGTTTACTTCCACCGGTCAAGAGCAGAAGTAGCAAAATCGTTCAGGATGATACTGAAGAATCAGAAACTCAATCTGAATCGCGGGATAGAAAAACCGATAATGAATCCAGATCTGTAGCACCCACCAAAGTTATCAATCAGCCGGTCCGATCCGGGCAGCAGGTATTTGCCCCGGAGGGTGATCTTGTAATCCTCTCGTCGGTCAATGCCGGGGCCGAGGTGCTTGCTGCCGGAAATATTCATATTTATGGAGCACTGCGTGGGCGTGCGTTGGCTGGAATTAACGGAGATTCAACTTCACGCATTTTTAGTCTGCAGTCAGACCCTGAACTGATCGCTATCGCAGGGGAGTATATGGTTAATGAGTCACTTGACCAGAATGTACTGAACCACAGCGCGGTATTCTCCCTCAGTGATGGCAGCCTGAAGGCTCAGGTGGTTGGCTCATTCACACCGACTTGA
- the mtnA gene encoding S-methyl-5-thioribose-1-phosphate isomerase, protein MGMRWEHDTFAILDQTILPHEEHWLICDTIDDLIEAIQRLAIRGAPTIGISSALLLATLAIRGASPFELARDAARLRKARPTAVNLINNIDRLVEKIDSPNYPESVIEQAQAIFNEDRELCDRIADNGAALIGKNERILTHCNTGGLATAGIGTALGVIRRAHEQGKNPMVWVDETRPLLQGGRLTAWECGKLGIRHSIICDSAAAMLMQGGEVDTVLVGADRIAANGDFANKIGTYSLAVLASFHEIPFYVVAPSTTIDGNCPTGAEIEIEERGMNEVRGVPGVEGTCLWAPKSSPAFNPAFDVTPAELVTGWVLDGGVYTREQYIQNYQEKSSL, encoded by the coding sequence ATGGGAATGCGTTGGGAGCATGACACCTTCGCCATCCTTGACCAGACTATTCTGCCCCATGAAGAGCACTGGCTGATTTGCGATACTATAGATGACTTGATTGAGGCTATTCAACGCCTGGCGATTCGTGGTGCACCGACCATCGGCATATCTTCGGCTCTGCTCCTGGCAACTTTAGCCATACGTGGTGCATCACCTTTTGAACTCGCCAGGGATGCTGCCCGATTACGCAAGGCCCGCCCCACAGCAGTTAACCTGATAAACAATATTGATCGCCTGGTAGAGAAAATTGACAGCCCGAATTACCCGGAATCGGTAATTGAGCAAGCACAGGCAATCTTTAACGAGGACCGAGAGCTTTGTGATCGTATTGCAGATAACGGTGCAGCCTTGATAGGCAAAAATGAACGCATACTTACCCACTGCAATACCGGCGGGCTTGCAACTGCCGGAATCGGAACAGCCCTGGGCGTAATCCGCCGAGCCCATGAGCAGGGCAAGAACCCCATGGTCTGGGTTGATGAGACCCGACCGCTTTTACAGGGGGGAAGGCTCACTGCCTGGGAATGCGGCAAGCTTGGTATTCGCCATTCAATTATCTGTGATTCCGCCGCAGCAATGCTTATGCAGGGCGGCGAAGTTGATACCGTGCTGGTGGGTGCTGACCGGATAGCTGCCAACGGCGATTTCGCGAATAAAATAGGCACCTATAGCCTGGCAGTATTGGCTTCCTTTCATGAAATTCCTTTCTACGTTGTTGCGCCGTCCACCACTATTGATGGCAACTGCCCGACAGGTGCTGAAATTGAGATTGAAGAACGGGGCATGAACGAAGTACGCGGGGTGCCTGGAGTGGAGGGGACATGCCTGTGGGCGCCGAAGTCCAGTCCTGCGTTTAACCCCGCCTTTGATGTAACTCCCGCTGAATTGGTGACAGGTTGGGTGCTGGATGGGGGTGTATATACACGGGAGCAGTATATCCAGAATTATCAGGAAAAATCTTCGCTCTAA
- a CDS encoding class II aldolase/adducin family protein, which translates to MEGVIKFNLHYTQQPCVTPEMTAELSGWRYIMHKLQLIGQDQARYMGYGFGNLSKRCDDEPQSFIITGTQTGSSLFLPHTEYSKVTACDPFDNSITATGMTKPSSEALTHGQLYQIDSAIQSVLHVHSPRIWNYREQLGLPVTREGAAYGTVEMALEVARIFRESSGQSAKCFVMGGHEDGVVSFGVSIQEACETMIAVLAQAVALGGGK; encoded by the coding sequence ATGGAAGGTGTTATAAAATTCAATCTCCACTATACCCAGCAACCCTGCGTCACACCGGAGATGACTGCGGAGCTGAGTGGCTGGCGGTATATCATGCATAAACTGCAGCTGATCGGGCAGGATCAGGCTCGCTATATGGGGTACGGTTTTGGCAACCTCAGCAAACGTTGTGATGATGAACCGCAAAGCTTTATCATTACCGGAACCCAGACAGGCAGTTCATTGTTTCTGCCTCATACCGAATATAGCAAAGTAACTGCCTGTGATCCGTTTGATAACAGTATCACCGCCACAGGCATGACCAAGCCATCTTCCGAAGCTCTGACCCATGGTCAGCTCTATCAGATAGATAGCGCGATTCAGTCTGTGCTGCACGTCCATTCGCCACGGATCTGGAACTATCGGGAGCAACTTGGTCTGCCGGTCACCAGGGAAGGGGCAGCCTATGGCACTGTGGAAATGGCCCTGGAGGTGGCCAGAATCTTCAGAGAATCTTCAGGTCAGAGTGCAAAGTGTTTCGTTATGGGCGGACACGAGGATGGTGTGGTCAGTTTCGGTGTATCAATCCAGGAAGCATGTGAGACAATGATAGCGGTACTCGCTCAAGCGGTGGCACTTGGAGGAGGGAAATAG
- a CDS encoding amino acid ABC transporter ATP-binding protein, translated as MNNTQLKEDPAMNSEIMIELRNMNKWYGDFHVLKNINMKVYKGERIIICGPSGCGKSTMIRCMNRLEEHQEGDIIVNGVELTNDLKGIDRVRRDIGMVFQQFNLFPHLTVLENCCLAPVWVQKKPRKEAEATARRFLDRVQIGDQADKFPGQLSGGQQQRVAIARSLCMNPSIMLFDEPTSALDPEMIKEVLDVMVDLAEEGMTMICVTHEMGFAKTVADRVIFMDAGEIVEENEPEEFFSNPQSERTQLFLSQIL; from the coding sequence ATGAATAATACGCAATTAAAGGAAGATCCGGCCATGAACAGCGAAATAATGATCGAGCTCAGGAACATGAACAAATGGTATGGCGATTTTCATGTGCTGAAAAATATCAACATGAAAGTGTACAAAGGGGAGCGCATCATCATCTGCGGTCCTTCCGGCTGCGGAAAATCGACCATGATCCGCTGCATGAATCGGCTAGAGGAGCACCAGGAAGGCGATATTATCGTCAACGGTGTGGAGTTGACCAATGATCTCAAGGGGATTGACAGGGTGCGACGGGATATCGGCATGGTGTTCCAGCAATTCAATCTCTTTCCCCATCTGACAGTGTTGGAAAATTGCTGCCTTGCACCGGTCTGGGTGCAGAAGAAACCGAGAAAGGAGGCGGAAGCAACAGCCCGCAGATTTCTCGATCGCGTGCAGATAGGTGACCAGGCAGACAAATTCCCCGGCCAGCTCTCCGGGGGGCAGCAGCAGCGTGTGGCCATTGCCAGGAGTCTCTGCATGAACCCCTCCATTATGCTCTTTGATGAACCGACCTCTGCGCTGGATCCTGAGATGATAAAGGAGGTGCTCGATGTAATGGTCGATCTGGCCGAAGAGGGCATGACCATGATCTGTGTTACCCATGAAATGGGCTTTGCCAAGACAGTGGCGGATCGCGTCATATTTATGGATGCTGGCGAGATTGTAGAAGAGAATGAGCCGGAGGAGTTTTTTAGTAATCCCCAGTCGGAACGTACCCAGCTGTTCCTGAGCCAGATTCTCTAA
- a CDS encoding amino acid ABC transporter permease, whose product MAVISYTPAIDRMPPVAKAGVVGWLRQNLFSSWISSLFTVVALWFLFKTVPPAMEWLFFKASWVGTTRDACSADGACWVFISVRFEQFIFGFYPSEQYWRVILAFVMFVALVGWLLVERTRHKGKVVFFAIFIYPVIAYGLFYGGLFGLPVVETHKWGGLMLTLILAAVGMFCSLPLGVVLALGRRSSMPVAKSVCIFFIEFWRGVPLITVLFMSSVMLPIFMPEEISFDKLLRAMIGIIFFQSAYMAEVIRGGLQAIPRGQYEAAEALGLSYWKSMFLIIMPQAMKLVIPGIVNTFIALFKDTTLVLIIGLFDLLAVVQSAFSDPNWLGFSVEGYVFVAAIYWVSCFSMSRYSMYLEKKLHTGH is encoded by the coding sequence ATGGCAGTAATTTCCTATACCCCTGCAATTGATCGTATGCCGCCAGTAGCCAAGGCCGGCGTGGTTGGCTGGTTGCGGCAAAACCTGTTTTCTTCCTGGATCAGTTCCCTGTTCACTGTCGTGGCGCTCTGGTTCCTGTTCAAGACCGTACCGCCGGCAATGGAGTGGCTCTTTTTCAAGGCCAGCTGGGTCGGAACCACCAGGGATGCCTGCAGCGCCGATGGCGCTTGCTGGGTATTCATTTCGGTGCGATTCGAACAGTTTATATTCGGTTTTTATCCTTCTGAGCAGTACTGGCGTGTCATCCTGGCCTTTGTGATGTTTGTGGCACTGGTCGGCTGGTTACTGGTTGAACGTACCCGGCATAAGGGGAAGGTCGTGTTTTTTGCCATCTTCATCTACCCGGTGATTGCTTACGGTCTCTTTTATGGTGGCCTGTTTGGTCTGCCGGTGGTCGAGACCCATAAGTGGGGCGGCCTGATGCTGACCCTGATCCTGGCAGCGGTGGGTATGTTCTGCTCACTCCCGCTTGGGGTGGTGCTGGCCCTGGGACGAAGGTCCTCAATGCCGGTGGCTAAGTCGGTTTGTATCTTTTTTATCGAGTTCTGGCGGGGCGTACCCCTTATTACGGTGCTGTTCATGTCTTCGGTGATGTTGCCGATCTTTATGCCCGAGGAAATAAGCTTTGATAAATTGTTGCGAGCCATGATCGGCATCATCTTCTTCCAATCTGCGTATATGGCGGAAGTTATCCGGGGTGGCCTGCAGGCTATTCCACGTGGGCAGTATGAGGCAGCGGAGGCGTTAGGCCTCTCCTATTGGAAATCGATGTTTCTCATCATCATGCCCCAGGCGATGAAGCTGGTAATTCCCGGAATCGTCAACACTTTCATCGCGCTCTTCAAAGACACCACGCTGGTATTGATTATCGGCCTGTTCGACTTGTTGGCGGTGGTGCAATCAGCTTTCTCCGACCCGAACTGGCTGGGTTTTTCCGTGGAAGGCTATGTGTTTGTGGCGGCAATATACTGGGTGTCCTGTTTCTCCATGTCACGCTATTCCATGTATCTTGAGAAAAAACTGCATACCGGACATTAA
- a CDS encoding amino acid ABC transporter permease, which produces MSYQTKSTKHWWNNAQHRALLFQVLLIGGLALVVWTIAGNTMTNLEKRGISTGFKFLTQESGFGIIQSLVPYDESYSFGRTFVVGLLNTLLVSFCGIILATILGFTVGVARLSKNWLVSTMAGIYIEIFRNIPLLLQIFFCYFAVLRALPSPKQSMSLGETIFLNIRGLYLPKPIFESGFGLVLVVLAIAVAVTIALAIWAGKRQRETGQQFNTPLAAGLLVILLPLATYFLAGSPVSWELPALKGFNFKGGISIIPEFTALLVALSIYTGAFIAEAVRSGILAVNKGQTEAASALGLHQSMVLKLVVVPQALRVIIPQLTSQYLNLVKNSSLATAIGYPDLVSVFAGTTLNQTGQAIEVVAMTMAVYLFISLTISFLMNWYNKKIMLVER; this is translated from the coding sequence ATGTCTTACCAGACCAAGAGTACAAAGCATTGGTGGAATAATGCCCAGCACAGGGCACTGCTTTTTCAGGTGCTGTTGATTGGTGGCCTGGCACTGGTCGTCTGGACCATTGCCGGCAATACCATGACCAATCTGGAAAAACGCGGCATATCTACCGGATTTAAGTTTTTAACACAGGAATCGGGGTTTGGTATTATCCAGAGCCTCGTTCCATATGACGAGTCATACAGTTTTGGCCGGACCTTTGTCGTCGGCCTTTTGAATACGCTCCTGGTATCGTTTTGCGGCATCATTCTTGCCACTATTCTCGGGTTTACTGTAGGTGTGGCGAGATTATCGAAAAACTGGCTGGTGTCGACCATGGCCGGGATCTACATCGAGATTTTTCGAAATATTCCTCTGTTGCTGCAGATCTTTTTCTGTTATTTCGCGGTATTGAGGGCTCTTCCTTCGCCAAAGCAGAGTATGTCGCTGGGGGAGACGATCTTTCTGAATATCCGTGGTCTGTATTTACCGAAACCGATCTTTGAGAGTGGCTTCGGTCTGGTGCTGGTAGTTCTGGCAATCGCTGTTGCAGTGACGATCGCTCTGGCAATATGGGCTGGTAAACGCCAGCGGGAGACTGGTCAGCAATTCAACACTCCACTGGCCGCCGGCCTGCTCGTGATTCTCCTGCCACTCGCTACATATTTTCTTGCGGGTAGTCCAGTTTCCTGGGAGTTGCCGGCATTAAAAGGCTTTAACTTCAAAGGTGGCATTTCCATCATCCCTGAGTTCACAGCGCTTCTGGTGGCACTTTCAATCTACACCGGTGCTTTTATCGCGGAGGCGGTACGCTCAGGTATTCTGGCGGTAAACAAAGGGCAAACTGAAGCTGCCTCGGCACTCGGTCTGCATCAGTCCATGGTGTTGAAGCTGGTGGTCGTTCCCCAGGCGCTCAGGGTGATCATTCCTCAGCTCACCAGTCAGTATCTGAACCTTGTGAAAAACTCCTCACTGGCAACAGCAATCGGCTATCCGGATCTCGTTTCGGTGTTCGCCGGAACGACCCTGAATCAGACTGGCCAGGCTATTGAGGTTGTGGCCATGACCATGGCGGTCTACCTGTTCATCAGTTTGACGATCTCCTTCTTAATGAACTGGTACAACAAGAAAATTATGTTGGTGGAGAGATAG